The sequence TGCTCAGTTTTATCACAAAGGTGGTCCGGCCTAGCAGTCGGCCCAGTGGTCCGACCATATGGGCGGCGGGGGGCCGGACCGGGCCGACTCTCAGTCCCACCCATTCTCCTTGATCATGTGGGCAAGCTCGATGATGTACTTGCCCTCCTTGTACTTCTGGCTCGATTCAAATGCATGCTCCTGCAGAAAAAAAACACCACGGGTAAAACCAAACATGAGCTTAAATCTTTATCACTatctgaaaatataaaaaagattACACAAACATGAAAAAGATGACAAAAGTAAATTAGGGTATAGTTTTACACTGAAACTACAGATTTCAAGTTTCTTTTTAAGTGAACACCAAAAGAAATAGTTTAAGATGATTTATTTTAcagttgttaaaaaattatatatatatattttttaaattattcattattcattatttttgttgaaaataaatatttagaattttttgtgACATTAGCAAaacgttaaaataaaaacttaaaagtaCACCAAAGATACACAATTTTGAAAAACTTAAGTCATGACATACCCAATACATATATGGCAGAGCAAGCATTGGCGTGTCAGCCCACTTGCACAACTGAACCGAGCTCACGCTTCCTCCAATGAACATAAGGTGGCACGAGAAAAGTGCAATTCAGGAAAACCAAGGAAGATCCAATGCACCACGTCTGCAAGGCCGGAATGCACGGATGCCCACTCACGTATTTCCAGCCGAGCGTGGTCTTGCAGCACTCGCAGTAGATGTCTGCGACCGCGTGCAGCCCGGTGAGCAGCACTCGCTCTTCTGCCGGCCCACAGCCAACGTTCACCCTGCGGTCAGCAAGCACTGTTTAAGTAACCAGGAATACCAATGCATTACCCAGGGCTGTCAAGAGGAACTATGGACCCTAGGGAAAATAATaacgaaaatatttttcaaacacttgtcagtttcaaaaaaaaattaagacttcAAATGTTACCATGGCCATAGCTGTGAATATGATCTGAGCCTATTAAATGTTTTAAGGTTTCCAACCGTGGTGATCCCCCACTTTTCCCAACATAAAACTACGAAAAACTACAGAGGTAATTAAGGTAAATCTACCCCTGTCCGCACATTACCTTtcaagtagttaaatttttttttgtgtgagaacgtattatttgacttttttttagtgccaatgtgctgtattttttaaactcataacttttaaaaatcaaataaaaataaatttttataatgacaTTACAAGATGTCAGAAATGTGTAAATAGCAGtttaaaaccaattattttgttttagaaTTCAGActctcatattaaaaaaaaaatgggaggtATTCTGCACTTCTTGAAACTCTTCGGTCATTTGCCCTCCCCTGAAATTCAAAGCTGGATCCACCACTGGTTTCCAAT comes from Bacillus rossius redtenbacheri isolate Brsri chromosome 4 unlocalized genomic scaffold, Brsri_v3 Brsri_v3_scf4_2, whole genome shotgun sequence and encodes:
- the LOC134542121 gene encoding protein yippee-like 2, which translates into the protein MVKTFQAYLPNCHRTYSCIHCRAHLANHDELISKSFQGSQGRAYLFNSVVNVGCGPAEERVLLTGLHAVADIYCECCKTTLGWKYEHAFESSQKYKEGKYIIELAHMIKENGWD